The stretch of DNA TCAAAGACAGAGTCCTCTTTATCCATTGTGAgcgtctacttgtattaaGGAAAGCACTGTTCAATGTCCACCTAATGTGAACCAGCTCTAACTAATCTCAAACAACCTCCAGCGGATGACCGAGAGAATGTAAAGAACCACCTTGGTGATATCATAGTCTCATTACGACAGAGATTGCAGTTGATGAGGGTTTCCTTTACCATGAATGTATCAACAAGCTGTCAAAGTACACAGCTAGCTACGATTACTCACTCCCCCAACCACTACCGCTTTACCGACAagcagtacttgtagtctacgagtacagtatgtacttttcTATCATGTTTGGTTCAGTATTATATGATGTTATTTTCTTTGAGATCTCGAACCGCGACCTGAAAGCACCTGAGCAGATATTGCCCAATGATACCCGCTGACTTACTCTTTCATCACTGAAGCTACAGATGCTATAAGTATGGTAGAGTAGTGATAGCGCAATCAAGTCGACGTCGAGTCCTGGCCTTGTCTCGTCTTCTTGTATTTCCTCGCAAGTTACCCTCACCAAGTCACCCTTACGAGTACGACCTGAATCAGCTGTTGCACCACCATTAGTAGCTCCATTGTCTCATTCTCGAGAAGAACGACCTACGCTGTTGTCCACCCTACCTACGGTCAGTCTTTTCCGCAATTCAGGTCCAGCTTTTGTCCACTCCTGACCTTTCGCCAGTATTACCGTTATTGTATAGCCAACCACTCTGGGGCATAATTCAAGTCAAACTGCAGTTTCGTCTCGAATGTCTCGATAAACTCGACATCCAAGTCTCCCTTGCCCGCCGCGAATCTTGAATACTCGTCAAAGATGCCCGCCAGACACCAGCCCTGCAGAATCTTTCGCATGACGCCCACCAGCACGCCTATTCTGTGCTTGCCCTTGTTGGAGTGCACCAGAATGGGGAAGTTGCGTCTGTCCAGCAGAATCTGAAGAGCCTGTCTGATGGCCTCGGGGTCGTTTTCCACAAAAGGCTCCTTGGCCGAGTTCACATGGAAGTAGTGGAGTGTGATTCCCTCGCTCTTGGCCCACTCAATGTAGTCCTGGTTGTCGCCAATGTCTCTGTCGCCAAAGTAGATGATCGATTTGAGATCCAGCTGGTTGAGGAACGGGTAGTTGATGGGCAGGGGATGACCAGACCGGTATATTCCGTCCGCCACAAAGGCGAAATTGAGTGGGGGTACTAGGACCATGTGTAGAGATGATGTTATGACTTAGGGTCCTTTCAGGCTATTGTAGGTGTTGTGGTGACCTCAGATAGAGGTTAGTAGAAGATCAGAGGTAAGTATCGAGTGTCTGTGGCACTCTTAATCTGTCAGTCGCTCGAAAGACTTGCTTTGCTGTTATCTGGTCGATGTTAgtggttgtgttgtttAGTTGTTTGGTCGTATTGGAGTCTCACATCATGGCAATCCT from Yarrowia lipolytica chromosome 1D, complete sequence encodes:
- a CDS encoding uncharacterized protein (Compare to YALI0D26125g, similar to uniprot|P53949 Saccharomyces cerevisiae YNL056W Hypothetical 22.5 kDa protein in ARP5-OMP2 intergenic region), with protein sequence MVLVPPLNFAFVADGIYRSGHPLPINYPFLNQLDLKSIIYFGDRDIGDNQDYIEWAKSEGITLHYFHVNSAKEPFVENDPEAIRQALQILLDRRNFPILVHSNKGKHRIGVLVGVMRKILQGWCLAGIFDEYSRFAAGKGDLDVEFIETFETKLQFDLNYAPEWLAIQ